A region from the Alnus glutinosa chromosome 5, dhAlnGlut1.1, whole genome shotgun sequence genome encodes:
- the LOC133869671 gene encoding protein IQ-DOMAIN 9: MGSGQWFKTIIRLKKAKVGSSKQAKGSSASAKSNALKWKNRPWKESSGFANGMPVEDIAATRIQTAFRAYRARKTLRRLKGIVRLQILTQNYPVKRQATTTLSHLHSWSKIQAQIRARRLCMVTEGRLRQKKLENQLKLEAKLHDLEVDWCGGSETMDEILARIHQREDAAVKRERTMAYAFSHQWRANSSQRYGNYELSKTNWGWSWLERWIAARPWESRVPPKSISPKKAQSTQSSKVGRNVDPSTPKTPVSVKPPLANGKGIKKVARRLSYPASEKPAANEWSIKTEEANNKKEQLVS; this comes from the exons ATGGGTTCTGGACAATGGTTTAAGACGATAATCAGGTTAAAGAAAGCAAAAGTTGGCAGTTCAAAACAAGCGAAG GGATCCTCAGCTTCTGCAAAATCAAATGCCTTAAAATGGAAGAATCGTCCGTGGAAAGAGTCTTCTGGTTTTGCCAATGGCATGCCAGTTGAGGATATTGCTGCAACACGGATTCAGACTGCATTCAGGGCATACAGG GCTAGGAAAACTTTACGTCGTTTGAAAGGTATAGTAAGACTACAGATCCTGACCCAAAATTATCCTGTTAAGAGGCAAGCTACAACAACATTGAGCCATCTTCACTCATGGAGCAAAATACAGGCCCAGATAAGAGCTCGCAGACTGTGTATGGTGACAGAAGGTCGGCTTAGACAGAAGAAACTAGAGAATCAACTAAAACTTGAGGCAAAGCTTCATGACCTAGAG GTGGATTGGTGTGGTGGCTCTGAAACGATGGATGAAATTCTTGCAAGGATACATCAGAGAGAAGATGCAGCAGTTAAGCGGGAGCGAACTATGGCCTATGCCTTTTCTCATCAG TGGAGGGCCAACTCTAGTCAGAGATATGGTAATTATGAACTTAGTAAAACTAATTGGGGTTGGAGCTGGTTGGAACGTTGGATTGCTGCTCGCCCGTGGGAAAGCCGTGTCCCTCCTAAGTCTATTAGCCCAAAGAAAGCACAGAGTACACAGTCTAGCAAGGTTGGTAGAAATGTAGATCCATCGACACCTAAAACGCCTGTTTCAGTCAAACCTCCTTTGGCCAATGGGAAGGGCATCAAAAAGGTGGCCCGGAGATTGTCTTATCCGGCTTCCGAAAAACCAGCTGCAAATGAATGGAGCATTAAAACTGAAGAGGCAAACAATAAGAAAGAACAGTTGGTGTCGTAG